The Mycolicibacterium boenickei genome has a segment encoding these proteins:
- the ramB gene encoding acetate metabolism transcriptional regulator RamB, translating into MAKTFVGSRVRQLRSERGLSQAALAQMLEISPSYLNQIEHDVRPLTVAVLLRITEVFGVDATFFASHDDTRLVAEMREVAMDRDLGADMDAAEVADMVAAYPSFARAMVNLHRRYRLTTTQLAAATEDRYSDGSGSGSITMPHEEVRDYFYQRQNYLHELDTAAEDLTAKIRMHRGDLAGELANRLTAEHGVRIVRRIDLGDTVLHRYDPATKTLEMGNHLSRGQQVFKMAAELAFLEFGDLIDKMVDEGMFTSDESRTLARLGLANYFAAATVLPYRQFHDVTENFRYDVERLSAFYSVSYETIAHRLSTLQRPSMRGVPFSFVRVDRAGNMSKRQSATGFHFSSSGGTCPLWNVYETFSNPGKIGVQIAQMPDGRNYMWVARTVERRASRYGQPGKTFAIGLGCELRHAHRLVYSEGLDLSGEVATPIGSGCRVCERDNCPQRAFPALGKALDLNEHRSTVSPYLVREP; encoded by the coding sequence GTGGCAAAAACGTTCGTCGGATCGCGAGTGCGACAACTCCGGAGCGAGCGTGGTCTGAGCCAGGCGGCGCTGGCGCAGATGCTGGAGATCTCCCCCAGTTACCTCAACCAGATCGAGCACGACGTGCGCCCGCTGACTGTGGCGGTGCTGCTGCGCATCACCGAGGTGTTCGGGGTGGACGCGACGTTCTTCGCCTCCCACGACGACACCCGGCTGGTCGCCGAGATGCGCGAGGTGGCGATGGACCGCGACCTCGGGGCCGACATGGACGCCGCCGAGGTCGCCGACATGGTCGCGGCCTATCCGAGCTTCGCCCGGGCGATGGTCAACCTGCACCGCCGGTACCGGCTCACCACCACCCAGCTGGCGGCGGCCACCGAGGACCGGTACTCCGACGGCAGCGGCAGCGGTTCGATCACCATGCCCCACGAGGAAGTGCGCGACTACTTCTACCAACGGCAGAACTATCTGCACGAACTCGACACCGCCGCCGAGGATCTGACCGCCAAGATCCGGATGCACCGCGGTGACCTGGCCGGCGAGCTGGCCAACCGGCTGACGGCCGAGCACGGGGTCCGGATCGTGCGGCGCATCGATCTGGGCGACACCGTGCTGCACCGCTACGACCCGGCGACCAAGACCCTGGAGATGGGCAATCACCTCTCCCGAGGCCAGCAGGTGTTCAAGATGGCCGCCGAGCTCGCCTTCCTGGAATTCGGCGACCTCATCGACAAGATGGTCGACGAGGGCATGTTCACCAGCGACGAATCCCGCACCCTGGCCCGGCTGGGGTTGGCCAACTACTTCGCCGCGGCCACCGTGCTCCCCTACCGCCAGTTCCACGACGTCACCGAGAACTTCCGCTACGACGTGGAGCGGCTGTCGGCGTTCTACTCGGTGAGCTACGAGACCATCGCGCACCGGCTGTCCACCTTGCAGCGCCCGTCGATGCGCGGTGTGCCGTTCTCGTTCGTCCGGGTCGATCGGGCCGGCAACATGTCGAAACGCCAGTCCGCCACCGGCTTTCATTTCTCGTCGTCGGGCGGCACCTGTCCGTTGTGGAACGTCTACGAGACCTTCAGCAATCCGGGCAAGATCGGCGTGCAGATCGCCCAGATGCCCGACGGCCGCAACTACATGTGGGTGGCCCGCACGGTGGAGCGCCGGGCGTCGCGCTACGGGCAGCCCGGCAAGACCTTCGCCATCGGGCTGGGATGCGAACTGCGCCACGCACATCGGCTGGTGTACTCCGAGGGGCTTGACCTCTCCGGCGAGGTGGCCACCCCCATCGGGTCGGGTTGCCGGGTGTGCGAACGCGACAACTGCCCGCAGCGTGCGTTCCCGGCGCTCGGCAAGGCCCTCGACCTCAACGAGCACCGCTCGACGGTGTCGCCGTATCTGGTGCGGGAGCCCTGA
- a CDS encoding RNA-guided endonuclease InsQ/TnpB family protein produces MRRSYVFRLRPTARQHVSLGRCLDAHRELYNAALQERRDAWSHNQTRIYYGDQSAQLTEIRAARADHAVWSFSSQQATLRRLNKAFDGFFRRVKTAKPGVKSGYPRFKGKTRFDSVGWPKDGDGARWLPESKRVYLQGIGQVKVELHRPVAGRVKTIQVKRQGRRWILVLSCDDVADNPLPATGRQAGIDVGIASFAITSDGEHIDNPRWGRAAADELAAAQQRLQRAKRGSKNRQRRRQTVAARHRKVANQRKDFHHKQARALVESYDVLVVEDLKIVNMVRRAKPVPDPDNPGQFHKNGTRAKSGLNRSISDASWGGFVSKLRAKAEEAGREWIEVDPRHTSDGCEKCGYAARENRVTQAEFVCQRCSHRAQADEHAARNILRAGLALHANAA; encoded by the coding sequence ATGCGCCGCTCGTATGTGTTTCGGCTGCGCCCCACCGCCCGCCAGCATGTCTCGCTGGGGCGGTGCTTGGATGCGCACCGCGAGCTCTATAACGCGGCATTGCAGGAACGGCGGGATGCTTGGTCACACAACCAGACTCGCATTTACTACGGGGATCAGTCGGCGCAGCTGACTGAGATCCGGGCCGCACGTGCGGATCACGCGGTGTGGTCGTTTTCCAGCCAACAGGCCACCCTGCGGCGACTCAACAAGGCCTTCGACGGATTCTTCCGCCGCGTGAAAACAGCCAAACCTGGTGTCAAGTCGGGGTATCCGCGGTTCAAGGGCAAGACCCGGTTCGACAGCGTGGGGTGGCCCAAAGACGGTGACGGTGCCCGGTGGCTGCCCGAGTCCAAGCGGGTGTATCTGCAAGGCATCGGGCAGGTCAAAGTAGAACTGCACCGCCCGGTAGCCGGACGAGTGAAGACGATCCAGGTCAAGCGGCAGGGGCGGCGCTGGATACTGGTTCTGTCGTGTGACGACGTGGCCGACAATCCCTTGCCGGCCACTGGCCGGCAGGCCGGGATCGACGTCGGGATCGCCAGCTTCGCCATCACCAGCGACGGTGAGCACATTGACAATCCGCGCTGGGGCCGGGCCGCCGCCGACGAACTCGCCGCCGCGCAGCAGCGTTTGCAGCGCGCCAAGCGCGGTTCGAAGAACCGTCAAAGGCGGCGCCAGACTGTGGCGGCTCGGCATCGCAAGGTTGCCAACCAGCGCAAGGACTTCCACCACAAACAGGCACGTGCTCTCGTCGAGTCTTACGACGTGTTGGTGGTGGAGGATCTGAAGATCGTCAACATGGTGCGGCGGGCCAAGCCTGTGCCCGACCCGGATAACCCAGGGCAGTTCCACAAGAACGGTACCCGGGCGAAGTCCGGTTTGAACAGGAGTATCAGCGACGCGAGCTGGGGTGGTTTCGTCTCAAAACTGCGCGCCAAAGCGGAAGAGGCTGGGCGTGAATGGATTGAGGTCGACCCCCGGCACACCTCCGACGGCTGCGAGAAATGTGGGTATGCAGCCCGGGAGAACCGCGTCACCCAAGCAGAATTCGTCTGCCAGCGATGCTCGCATCGCGCTCAAGCAGATGAACACGCTGCACGTAACATCTTGCGGGCCGGACTGGCCCTTCACGCCAACGCGGCATGA
- a CDS encoding TetR/AcrR family transcriptional regulator: MSDPPDPAPKRRLSKQDRHTQLLDVARELIREAGTEEFTLGRLAERAGVTKPVVYDHFGDKAGVLTELYREFEERQREMLDAALAGAGQEARAVARVIADAYIDCCLAQGRELADVVAALAGSPTLSRLRQEAEDTYLATCREALAPFPGRIDATGLSAVIGAGDALARDALADRISPATARNTLARVIAAIATDDQHDDKQVTS; the protein is encoded by the coding sequence ATGAGCGACCCACCCGACCCAGCCCCGAAACGACGCCTGTCGAAGCAGGACCGTCACACCCAACTCCTCGACGTGGCACGGGAGTTGATCCGGGAGGCAGGGACGGAAGAGTTCACGCTCGGACGGCTCGCCGAGCGGGCCGGGGTGACCAAGCCCGTGGTCTACGACCACTTCGGCGACAAGGCGGGGGTCCTCACCGAGCTCTATCGCGAGTTCGAGGAACGCCAGCGCGAGATGCTCGACGCCGCGCTTGCCGGCGCCGGGCAAGAGGCGCGAGCCGTGGCGCGCGTCATCGCTGACGCATACATCGACTGCTGTCTCGCACAGGGGCGGGAACTGGCCGACGTGGTCGCCGCACTCGCGGGCTCACCGACCCTGAGCCGGTTGCGTCAGGAGGCCGAGGACACCTATCTCGCCACGTGCCGCGAGGCGCTGGCACCGTTCCCCGGCCGGATAGACGCAACAGGCCTGTCCGCAGTCATCGGGGCCGGCGACGCCCTGGCCCGAGACGCGCTCGCCGACAGGATCAGCCCCGCCACTGCACGCAACACCCTGGCCCGGGTCATCGCGGCCATCGCTACCGACGACCAACACGACGACAAGCAGGTGACTTCATGA
- a CDS encoding cyclopropane mycolic acid synthase family methyltransferase — MSNVESDLAPYYEESQSIYDISNEFYALFLGPTMGYTCGYYEREDMNLEESQNAKFDLALGKLDLKPGMTLLDIGCGWGGCLERALINHDVNVIGITLSKEQSDYARKRLAKIDTNRNVEIRLQGWEEFNEPVDRIVSIGAFEAFKQERYPIFFERAYSILPDNGGRMLLHTILAHTQQFFRENNIKLTISDLKFMKFIGEEIFPGGQLPAVEDIEKLAADSGFDLQRTHLLRPHYARTLDMWAANLEAKKDEAIALQGQEVYDRFMKYLTGCADFFRRGITNIGQFTLVK; from the coding sequence ATGTCTAATGTCGAGTCCGATCTTGCTCCGTACTACGAGGAGTCGCAGTCGATCTACGACATCTCGAATGAGTTCTACGCACTCTTCCTCGGGCCGACCATGGGTTACACCTGCGGTTACTACGAGCGCGAGGACATGAACCTCGAGGAGTCGCAGAACGCCAAGTTCGACCTGGCGCTGGGCAAGCTGGACCTCAAGCCGGGTATGACGCTGCTCGACATCGGCTGCGGGTGGGGCGGCTGCCTGGAACGCGCGCTGATCAACCACGACGTGAACGTCATCGGTATCACGTTGAGCAAGGAGCAGTCCGACTACGCGCGTAAGCGGCTGGCCAAGATCGACACCAACCGCAACGTCGAGATCCGGCTGCAGGGTTGGGAAGAGTTCAACGAGCCCGTCGACCGCATCGTCTCGATCGGTGCGTTCGAGGCGTTCAAGCAGGAGCGCTACCCGATCTTCTTCGAGCGGGCCTACAGCATCCTGCCGGACAACGGCGGCCGGATGCTGCTGCACACGATCCTGGCGCACACCCAGCAGTTCTTCCGTGAGAACAACATCAAGCTGACGATCAGCGACCTGAAGTTCATGAAGTTCATCGGTGAGGAGATCTTCCCCGGTGGGCAGCTTCCGGCGGTCGAGGACATCGAGAAGCTGGCTGCCGATTCAGGCTTCGACCTGCAGCGCACTCACCTGCTGCGGCCGCACTACGCGCGCACGCTGGACATGTGGGCCGCCAACCTGGAGGCCAAGAAGGACGAGGCCATCGCCCTTCAGGGCCAGGAGGTCTACGACCGGTTCATGAAGTACCTGACCGGTTGCGCCGACTTCTTCCGTCGCGGCATCACCAACATCGGCCAGTTCACGCTGGTCAAATAG
- the tnpA gene encoding IS200/IS605 family transposase, with translation MSERRFRRTRGGVCSLGLHPVWCPKYRCRILGGRVAARCGELLEQVAGEHGWEFVTEEVLPDHVHLFVRIGLTDTRAQAVRAFNGCTTRVLRAEFRYLRRLAKVLRSPLHCGYIGHQWDAVA, from the coding sequence ATGTCGGAGCGCCGGTTTCGTCGCACTCGGGGTGGGGTGTGCTCGCTCGGGCTGCACCCGGTGTGGTGCCCGAAGTATCGGTGCCGGATTCTGGGCGGTCGTGTAGCGGCGCGGTGTGGCGAGCTGCTGGAGCAGGTTGCTGGCGAGCACGGCTGGGAGTTCGTGACCGAAGAGGTTTTGCCCGATCACGTTCACCTGTTTGTGCGGATCGGGCTAACTGATACCCGGGCACAGGCGGTGCGGGCGTTCAATGGCTGTACCACACGGGTTCTGCGTGCGGAGTTCCGATATCTGCGGCGGTTGGCGAAGGTGTTGAGGTCGCCGTTGCATTGCGGGTACATCGGGCATCAGTGGGATGCGGTGGCGTGA
- a CDS encoding acyl-[acyl-carrier-protein] thioesterase — protein MTGTAQNSTTGLNKVLMPVPDPHPDVFDREWPLRVGDIDRVGRLRFDAAARHIQDIGSDHLRELGFEETHPLWIVRRTMIDLIRPIEFQDMLRMRRWCSGTSNRWCEMRVRIDGRKGGLMESEAFWININRETQGPARISDDFLSGLRRTTDEARLRWKSYLKAGSRDDAAEIREYPVRVSDIDLFDHMNNSVYWTVIEDYLYSHPELLEKPLRVTIEHDAAVALGEKLEILSHVHPAGSTDKFGEELSDRTVRTLTYAVGDETKAIASLFSL, from the coding sequence ATGACGGGAACCGCGCAGAATTCGACCACCGGACTGAACAAGGTGTTGATGCCGGTGCCTGATCCGCATCCCGATGTCTTCGACCGGGAATGGCCGCTGCGGGTGGGCGACATCGACCGGGTGGGCCGGCTGCGCTTCGACGCCGCCGCCCGCCACATCCAGGACATCGGCTCCGATCACCTCCGCGAACTCGGCTTCGAGGAGACCCATCCGTTGTGGATCGTGCGGCGCACGATGATCGATCTGATCAGGCCGATCGAGTTCCAGGACATGCTGCGGATGCGCCGGTGGTGTTCGGGAACGTCGAACCGGTGGTGCGAGATGCGGGTGCGCATCGACGGCCGCAAGGGCGGCCTGATGGAGTCCGAGGCGTTCTGGATCAACATCAACCGCGAGACGCAGGGGCCGGCCCGGATCTCCGACGACTTCCTGTCCGGCCTGCGCCGCACCACCGACGAGGCCCGGCTGCGCTGGAAGTCCTACCTCAAGGCAGGCAGCCGTGACGACGCCGCCGAGATCCGCGAGTACCCGGTGCGGGTGTCCGACATCGACCTGTTCGACCACATGAACAACTCGGTCTACTGGACGGTGATCGAGGATTACCTGTACTCGCATCCCGAGCTGCTGGAGAAGCCGCTGCGGGTGACCATCGAGCACGACGCCGCGGTGGCGCTCGGCGAGAAGCTCGAGATCCTGTCGCATGTTCACCCGGCCGGATCGACCGACAAATTCGGCGAAGAGCTCTCCGACCGCACTGTTAGAACGCTCACATATGCCGTCGGCGACGAGACAAAAGCGATCGCTTCACTGTTCTCGCTCTGA
- a CDS encoding 3-hydroxybutyryl-CoA dehydrogenase, translating to MSNQIERVGVIGAGQMGGGIAEVSARAGVDVLVFDTADAFVTAGRNRITKSLERGVSAGKITEGEKDAALGKLKFTTTLDDLADRQLVIEAVIEDEAVKTKIFADLDRIVTDPDAVLASNTSSIPIMKLAAATQNPARVLGLHFFNPVPVLPLVELITALTTDEAAAARVEEFASTVLGKQVVRCSDRSGFVVNALLVPYLLAAVRMVEGGFATIDDVDKAVVAGLSHPMGPLRLSDLVGLDTLKLIADKMFDEFKEPLYAAPPLLLRMVEAGQLGKKSGQGFYKY from the coding sequence GTGAGCAATCAAATTGAACGTGTAGGTGTGATCGGTGCCGGGCAGATGGGTGGCGGGATCGCCGAGGTGTCCGCGCGCGCGGGCGTGGACGTGCTGGTGTTCGACACCGCCGACGCCTTCGTGACCGCCGGACGCAACCGGATCACCAAATCGTTGGAGCGCGGAGTCAGCGCGGGCAAGATCACCGAGGGGGAGAAGGACGCCGCGCTGGGCAAGCTGAAGTTCACCACGACGCTCGACGACCTCGCCGATCGGCAGCTGGTCATCGAGGCCGTGATCGAGGACGAGGCCGTCAAGACCAAGATCTTCGCCGATCTGGATCGCATCGTCACCGACCCCGATGCGGTGCTGGCGTCGAACACCTCCAGCATCCCGATCATGAAACTCGCAGCAGCTACCCAGAATCCTGCCAGGGTTCTCGGTCTGCACTTCTTCAACCCGGTTCCGGTGTTGCCGCTGGTCGAATTGATCACCGCGCTGACCACCGACGAGGCCGCCGCCGCGCGCGTCGAGGAATTCGCCAGCACGGTTCTCGGAAAACAGGTTGTCCGTTGTTCTGACCGGTCCGGTTTCGTGGTCAACGCGTTGCTGGTCCCCTACCTCCTTGCGGCGGTCCGAATGGTCGAAGGTGGCTTTGCCACAATTGACGATGTCGACAAGGCGGTAGTGGCCGGTTTGTCCCACCCGATGGGGCCGCTGCGGTTGTCGGACCTGGTCGGCCTCGACACCTTGAAGCTCATCGCCGACAAGATGTTTGACGAGTTCAAGGAGCCTTTGTACGCCGCACCGCCGCTGCTTTTGCGCATGGTGGAGGCGGGGCAGCTCGGCAAAAAATCGGGTCAGGGCTTCTACAAGTACTGA
- a CDS encoding NAD(P)H-dependent oxidoreductase, translated as MTITHPPKPGTALWLYAHPRRGSLNEHLFRSGTEALSARYEVMTSDLHAQEFDPVLSNRDLGEPTDKPGNIVELAGEAYSRGQLPADVREEQAKLAAAELLIVQFPLWWYGPPAILKGWFDRVLTNGFAYGDLDPELGVPRRYGDGGLIGRRALIVVTAGEDARSIGPRGISGDLESLLFPLIHGTLWYVGIETLDLHVVYDADGLDPAAVDLEAQRLQDRLRTIDTEPVRRFRRLRDGDYQETRALRGDLLPGRTDLGIHLADHG; from the coding sequence ATGACGATCACCCATCCCCCGAAGCCTGGCACCGCCCTGTGGCTCTACGCGCACCCCCGCCGCGGCTCACTCAACGAGCATCTTTTCCGGTCAGGAACCGAAGCACTGTCCGCGCGGTACGAGGTGATGACCTCCGACCTGCACGCCCAAGAGTTCGACCCGGTGCTCAGTAACCGCGACCTCGGAGAGCCCACCGACAAGCCGGGAAACATCGTCGAGCTGGCAGGCGAGGCGTACTCCAGGGGCCAGCTGCCTGCCGACGTCCGCGAGGAACAGGCCAAGCTCGCCGCAGCGGAGCTGCTGATCGTTCAGTTCCCACTGTGGTGGTACGGGCCGCCGGCAATCTTGAAAGGCTGGTTCGACCGGGTCCTGACAAACGGGTTCGCCTACGGCGATCTCGATCCCGAACTCGGGGTGCCCCGGCGCTACGGCGACGGCGGCCTGATCGGGCGCAGAGCCCTGATCGTGGTGACCGCGGGAGAGGATGCGCGCTCGATCGGCCCGCGCGGCATCAGCGGTGACCTCGAGTCACTCCTGTTCCCGCTGATCCACGGCACTCTCTGGTACGTCGGAATCGAGACACTGGACCTGCACGTGGTCTACGACGCCGACGGCTTGGATCCGGCCGCCGTCGACCTCGAAGCTCAGCGCCTGCAGGACCGACTGCGGACCATCGATACCGAGCCGGTCCGCCGGTTCCGGCGCTTGCGCGACGGCGACTACCAGGAGACCCGCGCGCTGCGTGGGGACCTTCTCCCGGGCCGCACCGACCTGGGCATCCACCTGGCCGACCATGGATAA
- a CDS encoding polyphosphate kinase 2 family protein, producing the protein MSDRDLPALWTHEPHDQLAFRPGDEVARIDTNGTPGFRGNKSDAPTLQTERNLRLASLQEMLYARSKSGDDNRSVLLILQGMDTAGKGGIVKHVVGAANPQGIRYTSFGKPTEEERAHHYLWRIRNALPPAGHIGVFDRSHYEDVLIVRVHNLVPPDVWGARYDEINAFERELVDAGTTLVKVAMFVSLAEQKARLAERLERPDKYWKYNPADIDERLLWPKYQEAYQAMLEKTSTDYAPWHIVPSDKKWYSRLAITELLIEALKGLNMAWPPPDFDVEAEKKRLADA; encoded by the coding sequence GTGAGCGACAGAGATCTGCCTGCCCTGTGGACCCACGAACCACACGACCAGCTGGCCTTCCGCCCGGGCGACGAGGTCGCGCGAATCGACACCAACGGCACGCCGGGATTCCGCGGCAACAAGAGCGACGCACCGACCCTGCAGACCGAACGGAATCTGCGGCTCGCGTCGCTGCAGGAAATGCTCTACGCCCGCAGCAAGAGTGGTGACGACAACCGTTCGGTGCTGCTGATCCTGCAGGGCATGGACACCGCGGGCAAGGGCGGAATCGTCAAACATGTTGTGGGAGCAGCGAATCCGCAAGGCATCCGGTACACCAGCTTCGGCAAGCCGACCGAGGAGGAGCGCGCCCACCACTACCTGTGGCGGATCCGCAACGCGCTGCCGCCTGCCGGGCACATCGGGGTGTTCGACCGCTCGCACTACGAGGACGTGCTGATCGTCCGCGTGCACAACCTGGTGCCGCCGGACGTCTGGGGCGCCCGCTACGACGAGATCAACGCCTTCGAACGCGAATTGGTCGACGCAGGCACCACCCTGGTGAAGGTGGCCATGTTCGTCTCGCTCGCCGAGCAGAAGGCGCGTCTGGCCGAACGGCTGGAGCGGCCCGACAAGTACTGGAAGTACAACCCGGCCGACATCGACGAGCGGCTGCTGTGGCCCAAGTACCAGGAGGCCTACCAGGCCATGCTGGAGAAGACGTCGACCGACTACGCGCCCTGGCACATCGTGCCCAGCGACAAGAAGTGGTACAGCCGGCTGGCCATCACCGAGCTACTCATCGAGGCGCTCAAAGGCCTCAACATGGCCTGGCCGCCACCGGACTTCGACGTCGAGGCCGAGAAGAAGCGGTTGGCCGACGCCTAG
- a CDS encoding endonuclease domain-containing protein, giving the protein MGDIVVATEALGAGTITRHALRTRYRKLHQNIYIPRDFTLDARTRARAAWLWSRRSATLSGYSAAAVLGSKWLPDDAPAELARIRHPAPPGILIHTGAIADDELAVVGGMTCTSVTRTCYDIGRRQRLDTAIIRIDALLNVTHVSVERVAGLTDRYPGARGIRRLRRALELADAGAESPQETRLRLLLVRGGLPRPVTQIPVADEWGRVQRRIDMGWPEWMVGVEYDGDQHWSTPEDHENDIVRLEFLASRGWTIVRVSARQLRYKQPEILARVRSALEQKRRDYGF; this is encoded by the coding sequence GTGGGAGATATCGTCGTGGCGACCGAAGCACTGGGCGCCGGCACCATCACTCGCCATGCTCTGCGGACGCGATATCGCAAGCTCCATCAAAATATCTACATACCAAGGGATTTCACCCTCGACGCGCGTACCCGAGCCCGCGCCGCCTGGCTCTGGTCCCGACGCTCCGCCACATTGTCCGGGTACTCGGCGGCGGCAGTGCTGGGCAGCAAGTGGCTGCCTGATGACGCGCCGGCCGAGCTGGCCCGGATCCGCCACCCGGCCCCGCCCGGGATCCTGATCCACACCGGCGCGATCGCCGATGACGAACTCGCCGTCGTGGGCGGCATGACCTGCACAAGCGTCACCCGCACCTGTTACGACATCGGGCGACGCCAACGGCTCGACACCGCGATCATCCGGATCGATGCGCTACTCAACGTCACGCATGTAAGCGTGGAACGGGTGGCCGGCCTCACCGACCGTTATCCGGGCGCCCGCGGCATCCGTCGACTACGCAGGGCACTCGAGCTTGCCGACGCAGGAGCCGAATCCCCGCAAGAGACGCGACTGCGACTGCTGCTCGTCCGTGGCGGACTCCCCCGGCCGGTCACCCAGATCCCGGTGGCCGACGAGTGGGGACGGGTACAGCGGCGGATCGACATGGGATGGCCGGAATGGATGGTCGGTGTCGAGTATGACGGCGACCAGCACTGGTCGACTCCGGAGGACCACGAGAACGACATTGTCAGGCTGGAATTCCTGGCGTCCAGAGGGTGGACGATCGTGCGGGTCAGTGCCCGTCAGCTGCGGTACAAGCAGCCTGAGATCTTGGCTCGTGTCAGGAGCGCGCTAGAACAAAAACGCCGAGACTACGGTTTCTGA
- a CDS encoding carboxymuconolactone decarboxylase family protein — protein sequence MSALEPARIAPGGFRELGPVNWAIAKLGARAIRAPRFTLMNVLGQHKLLFLAWLPYSGLLLGPLGKLPRQDAELVILRVGHLRDCEYELQQHRRLARSRGVDAETQARIFEGPDAEGLTDRQRVLITATDEFVVTRSISPETWAALSVIFTKQQLIEFCMLASQYDGLAATMTTLRIPLDFPD from the coding sequence GTGAGTGCACTCGAGCCGGCCCGCATCGCGCCGGGCGGATTCCGTGAGCTGGGCCCGGTCAACTGGGCCATCGCCAAGCTGGGCGCCCGCGCCATCCGCGCGCCGCGCTTCACCTTGATGAACGTGCTGGGCCAGCACAAGCTGCTGTTCCTGGCGTGGCTGCCGTATTCCGGTCTGCTGCTCGGCCCCCTGGGCAAGCTGCCGCGTCAGGACGCGGAGCTCGTCATCCTGCGGGTGGGCCACCTGCGTGATTGCGAATACGAGCTGCAGCAGCACCGCCGGCTGGCCCGCAGCCGCGGTGTCGACGCCGAGACCCAGGCCCGCATCTTCGAGGGTCCCGACGCCGAGGGGCTGACCGACCGGCAGCGGGTGCTGATCACCGCGACCGACGAATTCGTCGTCACCCGGTCGATCTCACCCGAGACCTGGGCCGCGCTCTCGGTGATCTTCACCAAGCAGCAGCTCATCGAATTCTGCATGCTGGCAAGCCAATACGATGGCCTGGCCGCGACGATGACCACGCTGCGGATCCCGCTGGACTTCCCGGACTGA
- the aceA gene encoding isocitrate lyase, with protein MSTVGTPKSPEQIQHDWDHNPRWKGITRTYTPADVVALQGSVVEENTLARRGAEVLWEQLHDMDFVNALGALTGNQAVQQVRAGLKAIYLSGWQVAGDANLSGHTYPDQSLYPANSVPQVVRRINNALLRADQIAKVEGDTSVENWLAPIVADGEAGFGGALNVYELQKAMIAAGVAGSHWEDQLASEKKCGHLGGKVLIPTQQHIRTLTSARLAADVADVPTLVIARTDAEAATLITSDVDERDRPFITGERTNEGFYRVQNGLEPCIARAKAYAPYADLIWMETGTPDLELAKKFAEGVKAEFPDQMLSYNCSPSFNWKQHLDDDTIAKFQRELGAMGFKFQFITLAGFHALNYSMFDLAHGYAREQMKAYVELQEREFAAEERGYTATKHQREVGAGYFDRIATTVDPNSSTTALAGSTEEGQFH; from the coding sequence ATGTCGACCGTGGGCACCCCCAAGTCACCGGAGCAGATCCAGCACGACTGGGATCACAACCCCCGCTGGAAGGGCATCACCCGTACCTACACTCCGGCCGACGTGGTTGCCCTGCAGGGCTCCGTCGTCGAGGAGAACACCCTCGCCCGCCGCGGCGCCGAGGTGCTGTGGGAGCAGCTCCACGACATGGACTTCGTCAACGCGCTGGGCGCGCTGACCGGTAACCAGGCCGTGCAGCAGGTCCGCGCCGGCCTGAAGGCCATCTACCTGTCCGGCTGGCAGGTCGCCGGTGACGCCAACCTGTCCGGCCACACCTACCCCGACCAGAGCCTCTACCCGGCCAACTCGGTGCCGCAGGTCGTCCGCCGCATCAACAACGCGCTGCTGCGCGCCGACCAGATCGCCAAGGTCGAGGGCGACACCTCGGTCGAGAACTGGCTCGCCCCGATCGTCGCCGACGGTGAGGCCGGCTTCGGTGGTGCGCTCAACGTCTACGAGCTCCAGAAGGCCATGATCGCCGCCGGTGTCGCCGGTTCGCACTGGGAAGACCAGCTCGCCTCGGAGAAGAAGTGCGGCCACCTCGGTGGCAAGGTGCTGATCCCGACCCAGCAGCACATCCGCACCCTGACCTCGGCCCGTCTGGCTGCCGACGTCGCCGACGTGCCGACCCTGGTCATCGCCCGCACCGATGCCGAGGCCGCCACCCTGATCACCTCCGATGTCGACGAGCGTGACCGCCCGTTCATCACCGGTGAGCGCACCAACGAAGGCTTCTACCGGGTGCAGAACGGCCTGGAGCCCTGCATCGCCCGCGCCAAGGCCTACGCGCCCTACGCCGACCTGATCTGGATGGAGACCGGCACCCCGGACCTCGAGCTGGCCAAGAAGTTCGCCGAGGGCGTCAAGGCCGAGTTCCCGGACCAGATGCTGTCCTACAACTGCTCGCCGTCCTTCAACTGGAAGCAGCACCTGGACGACGACACCATCGCCAAGTTCCAGCGCGAGCTGGGCGCGATGGGCTTCAAGTTCCAGTTCATCACGCTGGCCGGCTTCCACGCCCTCAACTACTCGATGTTCGACCTGGCCCACGGCTACGCCCGCGAGCAGATGAAGGCCTACGTCGAGCTGCAGGAGCGCGAGTTCGCCGCCGAGGAGCGCGGTTACACCGCCACCAAGCACCAGCGCGAGGTCGGCGCCGGCTACTTCGACCGGATCGCCACCACGGTTGACCCGAACAGCTCGACCACCGCGCTGGCCGGTTCCACCGAAGAGGGACAGTTCCACTAA